The Heteronotia binoei isolate CCM8104 ecotype False Entrance Well chromosome 14, APGP_CSIRO_Hbin_v1, whole genome shotgun sequence genome has a window encoding:
- the PDCD2L gene encoding programmed cell death protein 2-like, translating into MSACRPASWLPPVLLGLCDAAVPLPTAGSGPSRLRFQGAASKLGGAPDCVPSVTLAHPFCGICRAVLMHVVQLYCPLEGSPFHRVLNVFACAKKSCWGKSESWKVLRSQYLEVQGKEMQVCKPKQKQESLIAAKDWCDGADDWGEDNAVASSEDMVSPSLGLLAASDPFPREGDCASRLQGLSLQEAPGVSCLLCSASPGGEGQNVPMWQPYYISAVEEDDYLGYDDTDYAQKLLKEYQQREGVDLELLTSESNMADSFGEKYEKSDIEKRDEVFHKFMKRIVSCQEQILRYSWGGQPLLLTCPSSDLTTAVPPCHNCQSKRIFEFQLMPALVSMLKNDEDLSVEFGTVLIYTCEKSCWPVNHPVPLEECIFVQEDPDQQLFK; encoded by the exons ATGTCTGCCTGCCGGCCCGCTTCTTGGCTGCCTCCGGTGCTTCTGGGCTTGTGCGATGCCGCCGTCCCTCTCCCCACCGCCGGCTCCGGCCCGAGCCGCCTTCGGTTCCAGGGAGCTGCGAGCAAGCTGGGCGGAGCTCCG GATTGTGTCCCTTCGGTAACTCTGGCTCATCCTTTTTGTGGGATTTGCAGGGCTGTCTTGATGCACGTTGTGCAGCTGTATTGCCCTCTTGAAGGCTCCCCATTCCATCGTGTCCTTAATGTGTTTGCCTGTGCAAAGAAAAGCTGCTGGGGGAAATCAGAAAG CTGGAAGGTATTACGGTCCCAATATTTGGAAGTGCAAGGAAAAGAAATGCAAGTCTGCAAACCAAAGCAG AAGCAAGAAAGCTTGATTGCAGCCAAGGATTGGTGTGATGGAGCGGATGACTGGGGAGAAGACAACGCTGTAGCATCATCTGAGGACATGGTTAGCCCAAGCCTTGGCCTGCTGGCAGCATCAGATCCCTTCCCCAGAGAGGGAGACTGTGCATCTCGGCTGCAAGGTCTTAGCCTGCAAGAAGCTCCAGGGGTCTCCTGTCTCTTGTGCTCTGCTAGCCCAGGTGGGGAAGGGCAGAATGTTCCCatgtggcaaccctactacatcaGCGCTGTGGAGGAAGATGATTACCTTGGATACGATGATACAGATTATGCCCAAAAACTCTTAAAGGAGTATCAACAGAGGGAGGGTGTTGATTTGGAACTGTTGACGTCAGAAAG CAACATGGCGGACAGTTTTGGTGAGAAATATGAGAAGAGTGATATTGAAAAAAGAGACGAGGTGTTCCACAAGTTTATGAAAAGGATCGTCTCTTGTCAAGAACAGATCTTAAG GTATTCCTGGGGTGGGCAGCCTTTGCTTCTAACTTGCCCCTCCTCAGACCTCACGACAGCTGTCCCACCCTGCCATAATTGCCAAAGCAAGAGAATCTTTGAATTTCAGCTTATGCCCGCTCTGGTCAGCATGTTGAAGAATGATGAAG ATCTGTCAGTGGAATTTGGAACAGTACTGATATATACGTGTGAGAAGAGTTGCTGGCCAGTTAATCATCCAGTGCCCCTGGAAGAATGTATTTTTGTACAAGAAGATCCAGATCAGCAGCTATTTAAATAG